The DNA sequence GATCCTGCGCAGTTAGCGCCAGTTGGAGATAATAATTCCTGGGCATTAGAAACTTCTTTTTTTGCGGAAAAGACACTCTCAGTAAGAGAAGTGTTTCTAAAGCAAATAATGAGGCAAAAAGATAATTTGATTCTAGATAATGCACTGTCTATACGAAATTGCATAAATGATCCCACTCAGCGAGAATTGAAGTTTAAGTTTGATGAAGAATCATGTCACAATTTCAACAGCAAAAATATTGTAGAAAAATATTGTACACTTTTTCCTAAACCGAATTTTGACAGTGGGGTGATTATTAATTACTCTAACGCGCAAAACTATTGGTATAACAAGGAAATTAGAGAAAAATATTTTCCAGATTCACCAAATATTGCCGTGGGAGATTTGGTACAAATCATAAATAACAATTATCATAAATACAAAACAGAAATTTACAATGGAGAATTTGCTTTGGTAGTGAATGTAGATGCAATTGTAAAACAGTCTGCTCCGATTTTTGTAGATGTAAATGGAGAGAAAAAGAAAAAAGTAATAGAACTTACCTATAGAAAAGTAAGTTTGAGATTGCCTGATTTTGATGAAGATATTGAAGCTTACATTAATGAAACACTGTTAGAATGTACGAGTAGAGATTTAAAAACAGATGAAATGAAAGCGGTTTACATCAATACGGTAATGAGATTCAGAGAAGCTCACCCAAATTCAAAAATTAATTCAGAGGAGTTTAAAAATTTTCTAAAAAAAGATGATTTTTACAATGCTATTCGGATAAAATACGGTTACTCTATCACAGGTCATAAAGCGCAAGGTGGAGAGTGGAAGCAGGTCTTTGTAGATTATTCTGGAAGAGCAAGTTTATCAAAAGACCCTTTGCGATGGTCTTATACGGCAACAACAAGAGCTTCTGAAATTTTATACGCAATTAATTTCCCTGATTTTGGACAATTTTATAACCTGAAATTTTCAAATGTGGGAAGTATGTCATCAGTGCCAAATAACGCTTTAAATTTTGAAAAAGTACCGACGTCACCATTTCATCAAGCGACAGCCCACAAATGCAAAAGTTGGTTGTATTGGAATGTTTTAGAAAAACTTGAAGATTCAGATTTTATTATCGATAGTATTATTTCTGAAGAATACTGTGAGAAATATACTTTTAGATATTTTGAAAAATTAGTATCTGCGCAAATATTCCATAAGTTATCTGGATTTTACGAGAAAGACTTCATCCTTACAGCCGGAAACGATGAAACGTTTCAAAAATTACAAGAAGTCCTGATAAAACCGAATCAAGTGCAATTTCCATCTGCATACCGGGCTTCAGAAGCTTTTCTAGAAGATATCTATTCTATCATTTCAGCTGCTTGTACAGATTTGGGAATACAGATTTACAATGTTGTAGAAAATATAGAAAATTATAACGTGGCCTATTATTTTGAAACCTTTAACAAATTGTCTTGCATTCAGTTCTGTTTCAAAAAATCCAAAGAATTTACAACAGCAATGGTAAAAACTTCCGGTCATCTACAAGATGAAAAATTGATAAAATTAATAGAAAAAATTACAGAATATGCTACAATCTCAACGAATTAAAGAACTTAGACAGTCTGGTAAACTTCAAGAAGCTTTAGAATTGGCTACGGTAGATTTAGAGCAAAATCAAGATAATATTTACGCTAAAAGAAACATCAGTTGGGTATATTGGATGTTTTTAAAAGACCATGCTGAAAAATCAGATATTCAAAATTTTATTTTATACCTTATTAAAGTTAGAGAGTTAAATCTTCCCGAAAATGAAACAATGCTTTTTGATACAATTTCTTGGAAAATAGGAGCTTTTCTTTTTCAATTATTAAAACTTCAGAATATTCCATTCTCTGAGGTTTTTAATATTATTGACATTGCAAAAAACTTTCATTATTCTAAGCCGTCAGATAGTTATAGCTTTCTTTTGAAAGCGGCACATAAAGCTCTCAAAACCAATAGAGATAAGTATATATCTTTTGTAAATTGGTGGAATCTTGAAAATTTAAGACCCGAAGATTTTGAAAAAGAAGTTTTGCCCAATGGTAGAATGGTTATGTCTATTGCAGAGCAGGTTTATACTGCATATTACAAAGCACTGATACCC is a window from the Chryseobacterium oryzae genome containing:
- a CDS encoding ATP-dependent DNA helicase: MDIKSFFQITLNADQENVIQNLEDFLESDDSAFLVKGYAGTGKTTLIKGVIDALNANKKRFVVCAPTGRAAKILRNKTGYGKTIHSTIYDFDNLKTINSDKEDFAEHSFQYYFPVVKLEQNTIIIVDEASMISSRENKNELFTFGSNILLNDLLTFAQLHNNTNNKIIFVGDPAQLAPVGDNNSWALETSFFAEKTLSVREVFLKQIMRQKDNLILDNALSIRNCINDPTQRELKFKFDEESCHNFNSKNIVEKYCTLFPKPNFDSGVIINYSNAQNYWYNKEIREKYFPDSPNIAVGDLVQIINNNYHKYKTEIYNGEFALVVNVDAIVKQSAPIFVDVNGEKKKKVIELTYRKVSLRLPDFDEDIEAYINETLLECTSRDLKTDEMKAVYINTVMRFREAHPNSKINSEEFKNFLKKDDFYNAIRIKYGYSITGHKAQGGEWKQVFVDYSGRASLSKDPLRWSYTATTRASEILYAINFPDFGQFYNLKFSNVGSMSSVPNNALNFEKVPTSPFHQATAHKCKSWLYWNVLEKLEDSDFIIDSIISEEYCEKYTFRYFEKLVSAQIFHKLSGFYEKDFILTAGNDETFQKLQEVLIKPNQVQFPSAYRASEAFLEDIYSIISAACTDLGIQIYNVVENIENYNVAYYFETFNKLSCIQFCFKKSKEFTTAMVKTSGHLQDEKLIKLIEKITEYATISTN